One stretch of Carassius gibelio isolate Cgi1373 ecotype wild population from Czech Republic chromosome B1, carGib1.2-hapl.c, whole genome shotgun sequence DNA includes these proteins:
- the map2k7 gene encoding dual specificity mitogen-activated protein kinase kinase 7 isoform X1, translated as MSSLEQRLSRIEEKLKQENKEARKRIDLSIDMSPQRTRPRPIIVIQLSPAPAPSQRAALQLPLANDGGSRSSSSESSPQHPSYPSRPRQMLTLPTPPYSLPKSLENAEIDQKLQEIMKQTGYLKIDGQRYPAEVTDLISEGEIGSGTCGQVFKVRFKKTCHVIAVKQMRRTGNKDENKRILMDLDVVLKSHDCPYIIQCYGAIVTNTDVFIAMELMGTCAEKLKKRIQGPIPEAILGKMTVAIVKALLYLKEKHGVIHRDVKPSNILLDAKGQIKLCDFGISGRLVDSKAKTRSAGCAAYMAPERIDPPDPSKPDYDIRADVWSLGISLVELATGQFPYKNCKTDFEVLTKVLQEDPPVLPLSMGFSPDFQSFVKDCLTKDHRKRPKYHKLLEHNFIRRYEVSEVDVAGWFQTVMERTESPRSSQCFNHHQLHSLFSR; from the exons ATGTCGTCGCTGGAGCAGAGGCTCTCCCGAATCGAGGAGAAACTCAAGCAGGAAAATAAAGAAGCCCGCAAACGAATCGACCTGAGCATCGACATGAGCCCGCAGCGGACGCGTCCGAGGccaa TCATCGTGATCCAGCTCAGTCCAGCTCCAGCCCCCTCCCAGCGCGCAG CTCTACAGTTACCATTGGCCAATGATGGAGGAAGTCGCTCGTCTTCCTCAGAAAGCTCTCCTCAACACCCCTCGTACCCTAGCAGACCCCGACAAATGCTCACACTTCCCACCCCACCCTACAGCCTACCGAAGAGCCTGGAGAA TGCTGAAATTGATCAGAAGCTGCAGGAAATCATGAAACAAACAGGTTATCTGAAGATTGACGGACAG CGTTACCCTGCAGAGGTGACCGATCTGATCAGTGAGGGGGAGATCGGCAGTGGAACCTGTGGACAGGTGTTTAAAGTTCGCTTTAAGAAGACTTGCCATGTCATTGCAGTCAAG CAAATGAGGAGGACGGGTAATAAAGATGAGAATAAGAGAATCCTCATGGATCTGGATGTTGTGTTGAAGAGTCATGACTGTCCGTACATCATTCAATGCTATGGAGCAATAGTCACCAAT ACTGATGTGTTTATCGCCATGGAACTAATGGGGACGTGCGCAGAGAAGCTGAAGAAGCGGATCCAGGGGCCAATACCAGAGGCCATTCTGGGAAAGATGACCGTGGCT ATCGTAAAGGCTCTGCTTTATCTAAAAGAGAAACATGGTGTCATTCACCGAGACGTAAAGCCATCTAATATCCTGTTGGATGCCAAAGGGCAGATCAAACTGTGTGATTTTGGCATTAGTGGCCGACTGGTAGATTCTAAGGCCAAGACTCGCAGCGCCGGATGTGCTGCCTACATGGCG cCTGAGAGAATAGACCCTCCAGACCCCAGTAAGCCAGACTATGACATCAGAGCTGACGTCTGGAGTCTCGGCATTTCTCTG GTGGAGCTAGCCACGGGACAGTTTCCTTACAAGAACTGTAAGACAGACTTTGAGGTCCTTACCAAAGTTCTGCAAGAGGACCCGCCGGTCCTTCCTCTCAGCATGGGCTTTTCCCCTGACTTTCAGTCCTTCGTCAAAGACTG CCTCACAAAGGATCACAGAAAAAGGCCAAAATACCACAAGCTGCTT gaacaCAATTTTATCCGTCGTTACGAGGTGTCAGAAGTAGACGTGGCGGGCTGGTTCCAGACGGTGATGGAGCGCACAGAGTCTCCTCGCAGCAGCCAGTGCTTCAACCATCACCAGCTCCACTCTCTCTTCAGCAGGTAG
- the map2k7 gene encoding dual specificity mitogen-activated protein kinase kinase 7 isoform X2 produces the protein MSSLEQRLSRIEEKLKQENKEARKRIDLSIDMSPQRTRPRPTLQLPLANDGGSRSSSSESSPQHPSYPSRPRQMLTLPTPPYSLPKSLENAEIDQKLQEIMKQTGYLKIDGQRYPAEVTDLISEGEIGSGTCGQVFKVRFKKTCHVIAVKQMRRTGNKDENKRILMDLDVVLKSHDCPYIIQCYGAIVTNTDVFIAMELMGTCAEKLKKRIQGPIPEAILGKMTVAIVKALLYLKEKHGVIHRDVKPSNILLDAKGQIKLCDFGISGRLVDSKAKTRSAGCAAYMAPERIDPPDPSKPDYDIRADVWSLGISLVELATGQFPYKNCKTDFEVLTKVLQEDPPVLPLSMGFSPDFQSFVKDCLTKDHRKRPKYHKLLEHNFIRRYEVSEVDVAGWFQTVMERTESPRSSQCFNHHQLHSLFSR, from the exons ATGTCGTCGCTGGAGCAGAGGCTCTCCCGAATCGAGGAGAAACTCAAGCAGGAAAATAAAGAAGCCCGCAAACGAATCGACCTGAGCATCGACATGAGCCCGCAGCGGACGCGTCCGAGGccaa CTCTACAGTTACCATTGGCCAATGATGGAGGAAGTCGCTCGTCTTCCTCAGAAAGCTCTCCTCAACACCCCTCGTACCCTAGCAGACCCCGACAAATGCTCACACTTCCCACCCCACCCTACAGCCTACCGAAGAGCCTGGAGAA TGCTGAAATTGATCAGAAGCTGCAGGAAATCATGAAACAAACAGGTTATCTGAAGATTGACGGACAG CGTTACCCTGCAGAGGTGACCGATCTGATCAGTGAGGGGGAGATCGGCAGTGGAACCTGTGGACAGGTGTTTAAAGTTCGCTTTAAGAAGACTTGCCATGTCATTGCAGTCAAG CAAATGAGGAGGACGGGTAATAAAGATGAGAATAAGAGAATCCTCATGGATCTGGATGTTGTGTTGAAGAGTCATGACTGTCCGTACATCATTCAATGCTATGGAGCAATAGTCACCAAT ACTGATGTGTTTATCGCCATGGAACTAATGGGGACGTGCGCAGAGAAGCTGAAGAAGCGGATCCAGGGGCCAATACCAGAGGCCATTCTGGGAAAGATGACCGTGGCT ATCGTAAAGGCTCTGCTTTATCTAAAAGAGAAACATGGTGTCATTCACCGAGACGTAAAGCCATCTAATATCCTGTTGGATGCCAAAGGGCAGATCAAACTGTGTGATTTTGGCATTAGTGGCCGACTGGTAGATTCTAAGGCCAAGACTCGCAGCGCCGGATGTGCTGCCTACATGGCG cCTGAGAGAATAGACCCTCCAGACCCCAGTAAGCCAGACTATGACATCAGAGCTGACGTCTGGAGTCTCGGCATTTCTCTG GTGGAGCTAGCCACGGGACAGTTTCCTTACAAGAACTGTAAGACAGACTTTGAGGTCCTTACCAAAGTTCTGCAAGAGGACCCGCCGGTCCTTCCTCTCAGCATGGGCTTTTCCCCTGACTTTCAGTCCTTCGTCAAAGACTG CCTCACAAAGGATCACAGAAAAAGGCCAAAATACCACAAGCTGCTT gaacaCAATTTTATCCGTCGTTACGAGGTGTCAGAAGTAGACGTGGCGGGCTGGTTCCAGACGGTGATGGAGCGCACAGAGTCTCCTCGCAGCAGCCAGTGCTTCAACCATCACCAGCTCCACTCTCTCTTCAGCAGGTAG